One genomic segment of Synechocystis sp. LKSZ1 includes these proteins:
- a CDS encoding nucleotidyltransferase domain-containing protein, with the protein MNSLKLSSRDLKILQEFKVYLSRLYQEQLDKVILFGSRARGNAGPESDFDILIVLKDKFSYYSEVKKISGYISDLCIENEILISCVFTTLEKWNTEDNAFYRNVHLEGISL; encoded by the coding sequence ATGAATTCCCTAAAACTGTCTTCCCGAGACCTTAAAATTCTTCAAGAATTCAAAGTCTATCTAAGCCGACTCTATCAAGAACAATTGGATAAAGTTATTCTTTTTGGTTCTCGCGCCAGGGGGAATGCAGGGCCAGAATCTGATTTCGACATTTTGATTGTCCTTAAAGATAAATTTTCTTATTACTCAGAAGTTAAAAAGATAAGTGGTTATATTAGTGATCTGTGTATTGAAAATGAAATTCTAATATCTTGTGTGTTTACAACCCTAGAAAAATGGAACACTGAAGATAATGCGTTTTATCGCAACGTTCATCTAGAGGGAATCTCTTTATGA